The Stratiformator vulcanicus genome has a segment encoding these proteins:
- a CDS encoding TatD family hydrolase codes for MPFVDTHCHLDEHAFDEDRESAIERAREAGVAAMLSIGINAKTSANAVELATQHDDIYAVVGIQPNYVSQAEDGDWERVLELAGHEKVVGIGETGLDRYWDYAPIEEQSKWFYKHIELAQELKKPFIVHCREAEADVVEHLNNAAGGGSLTGVMHSFCGDQQTADACLKLGMHISFAGMLTFKKNQDLRAVAATIPHERLLVETDSPYLSPEPNRGKRNEPANVVHTCRVLGEQVGLDIEEMAAVTTKNAAELFGLVLE; via the coding sequence ATGCCTTTCGTCGACACGCACTGCCATCTCGACGAGCATGCCTTCGATGAGGACCGCGAATCCGCAATCGAGCGGGCTCGAGAGGCCGGGGTGGCGGCTATGCTCTCTATCGGAATTAATGCAAAGACGAGTGCCAACGCCGTCGAGCTTGCTACGCAGCATGACGATATTTATGCCGTCGTCGGAATACAGCCGAATTATGTCTCGCAGGCGGAAGACGGCGACTGGGAGCGGGTACTCGAACTGGCGGGCCATGAGAAGGTCGTCGGCATTGGCGAGACCGGCCTCGATCGCTATTGGGACTACGCTCCGATCGAAGAGCAGTCGAAATGGTTCTATAAACATATTGAACTGGCCCAAGAGCTGAAAAAGCCATTCATCGTTCACTGCCGGGAAGCGGAGGCCGACGTCGTCGAGCATCTAAACAATGCGGCCGGGGGCGGCTCATTAACCGGGGTGATGCACTCGTTCTGCGGCGATCAGCAAACCGCCGACGCTTGCCTAAAACTGGGAATGCACATTTCCTTTGCGGGGATGCTGACGTTTAAGAAAAACCAGGACTTGAGGGCGGTCGCCGCGACCATCCCGCACGAGCGTCTGCTCGTCGAAACCGATTCGCCCTATCTTTCCCCGGAACCAAACCGCGGCAAACGCAATGAACCGGCAAACGTCGTTCACACCTGCCGTGTGCTGGGAGAGCAGGTCGGGCTGGATATTGAGGAGATGGCGGCCGTGACAACGAAGAATGCGGCGGAGTTGTTCGGGTTGGTACTGGAGTAA
- a CDS encoding NADH-quinone oxidoreductase subunit N, with translation MNLREVLDILAIDTLGVSLPLFAPELTLCGLTVALLLARLFQIDRAISPQWIALLGAGTALAIACLPVANVIADGSGTLRPTELFSGLLRWDEATIVFRVLILAAFFLTVWLSMLTGLPDRDDGPDYYTMLTGTTLGAVLMTEANHLLMMFLAVEMASVPGYALVGFQKGRRKSSEAALKYLIYGAGAAGVLLYGISLIAGASGTMSLTELAPRLSLIATETDGLLGSSLGRAASIGVLLAVAGIGFKLALVPFQFWCPDAFEGASAETAGFLSVVPKIGAFALLLRLLWPLTQMDAASGSSLAVNLGLGLAVISMLTMTVGNLAAYPQTNLKRLFAYSTIAHAGYMLMGPAAALVASQAADTAPEHLAVAGGLQGLTYYAAAYVFMNLGPFAVIAFIRNHTFREDIEGCRGMKSHLPIACVAMACCLYGLIGLPPSGGFMGKIMVFYAGLAAGNLSPIMTVMVVVASANTVASLFYYLRIIQSMFLQSPSNSADVEEIRPKLSEDIFLLVLAIPVIVSGIIVSPLVNVAASVARAITS, from the coding sequence ATGAACTTGCGAGAAGTTCTTGACATCCTGGCGATCGATACGCTGGGCGTATCGCTTCCGTTATTTGCACCGGAACTGACCCTGTGCGGCCTGACGGTGGCCCTGCTTCTTGCACGTCTTTTTCAAATCGATCGGGCAATCTCGCCGCAATGGATCGCGCTATTGGGAGCAGGAACAGCGCTGGCGATTGCTTGTCTCCCCGTTGCGAACGTGATTGCCGATGGCTCGGGAACATTGCGTCCGACAGAATTGTTCAGCGGTCTGTTAAGGTGGGACGAAGCCACGATCGTCTTCCGCGTCTTGATTTTAGCGGCTTTTTTTCTGACCGTTTGGCTTTCAATGCTGACGGGACTTCCCGACAGAGACGATGGCCCCGATTACTACACGATGCTGACCGGCACGACGCTCGGCGCCGTCTTAATGACCGAAGCGAACCATCTATTAATGATGTTCCTCGCCGTCGAGATGGCGAGCGTACCGGGTTATGCGCTCGTCGGATTCCAGAAAGGACGCCGAAAAAGTAGCGAAGCGGCCTTGAAGTACCTCATTTATGGGGCAGGAGCGGCTGGCGTCTTATTGTACGGAATCAGCCTGATTGCCGGTGCAAGTGGAACGATGTCGCTGACGGAATTGGCTCCGAGGCTTTCTCTTATTGCAACGGAGACCGATGGACTTCTCGGGTCTTCATTAGGCCGGGCCGCATCGATCGGGGTGCTGCTGGCCGTCGCCGGTATTGGATTCAAATTGGCGCTGGTGCCGTTTCAGTTCTGGTGTCCCGACGCATTCGAAGGTGCGTCGGCCGAGACGGCGGGGTTTCTCTCGGTGGTACCGAAAATCGGAGCTTTCGCGCTGCTCTTAAGATTGCTGTGGCCGCTGACTCAAATGGACGCGGCGTCCGGGTCATCCCTCGCCGTGAACTTGGGTCTCGGGTTGGCGGTTATCTCAATGCTGACAATGACGGTCGGAAATCTTGCCGCCTATCCGCAGACAAACTTAAAGCGATTGTTCGCCTATTCAACGATCGCCCATGCAGGCTATATGTTGATGGGGCCGGCTGCGGCACTTGTCGCCTCGCAGGCGGCTGATACAGCCCCGGAACATCTCGCGGTCGCGGGGGGCCTACAGGGGCTCACCTATTACGCTGCGGCGTACGTCTTTATGAACTTAGGTCCCTTCGCGGTCATAGCCTTCATCCGCAATCACACTTTTCGTGAAGACATTGAGGGCTGCCGTGGGATGAAGTCGCACTTACCGATTGCATGCGTGGCGATGGCGTGTTGCCTTTATGGCCTGATCGGATTGCCTCCGTCGGGCGGGTTTATGGGAAAAATTATGGTCTTTTATGCGGGTTTGGCAGCCGGCAATCTGTCACCGATTATGACAGTTATGGTTGTCGTCGCTTCGGCAAACACAGTGGCGAGCCTGTTTTATTACCTCCGAATTATTCAGTCGATGTTTCTGCAATCGCCCAGTAACTCAGCCGACGTTGAAGAGATTCGGCCCAAGCTGTCCGAAGATATATTTCTATTGGTTTTGGCCATACCTGTGATTGTTTCCGGTATTATTGTCTCACCGTTGGTGAACGTTGCCGCGTCTGTGGCGCGCGCGATCACCTCATAG